CGCTTTTCCTTCAAGCAGATTGTGTAGGGTATCCATCCTCGCCGCTGAAGCGCACTAGCTCATTACAGCATATAGGGCAATCCTACGCGTCTGCAAAGGATGGAACCAATTTTTAGGCGGTCTGGCCAGCCTCTGGATGCATGTTGACCTCACCGGTGCTAAATCTCGTGTACCTTGGACATCCGTCCGAAACTACATCCATCGATCACGAGCGCAGCTGACCAGTGCCACCATTATAAATCTCGTGCCCTCTACTACGCCTAAGGTGCTTGACATGTTAAGCAGATGTCCCCAACTAGAGCACCTGGAATTGATGGTTCCTCATGACCAGCCTAAAGAGTTCTATCTGAAAATTAAAGACTTTCGACGCCTAAAGAGTTTTGTCTGTGGAGCAGACATCAGCCTTTCGCATGCCTGTGTTGGGAGTATATTAAGGAGCCTCTCGAAACTCGAGAAAGCTGCTTTTCTCCATGTTTGGGATAATCCTACTAGAGGCCCCCGACCCACGTCGACATGGCCTCAGCATCTACCAAATCTGAAGAGTCTAACTATTGCATCTTCACAAGAAAATGCTCACGGGTTGAGCTTCCCGGATGTACTCCCGGGGTTGGGATCGGTATGATTTCTGTGGATCTGATACCTAAGACTTGTGCTAACACAATCTAGTCTGTGTATCCCAATCTAGCAGAGTTGCGGCTGGTCTGGGATCCTGCACGATCACAATCATACCGATTTGATCCGGTGCAAGAGGAGGAACATCTCCCTCCAATCCGCATGCTAGATCTTCGTGGTGCGGCCGTCCAACAAAATTTCTATTCAATCCTTCCTACTAGCCTTGAAACCCTACGCTTTTTTTCAGGATCCATCGAGACTTCCCATCTTGGTGGAAATCTGTTCACCCCGGGAGAGAATGAACTCCCAAACCTGAAGACCCTGATATTCAATGATACCCCCTGGGTCAACCACTCCACACTCTCTCTATTCCTGATCCATTCCAAAGCTCCCCTTCGAACCCTTCATGTGAATCTTTGCCATAACATCAACAGTGAAGACTTCATTAATCTTCTTAACGATCCCGATGGAGCGAACCCAGAATTGAAAGAATTAACCGATGTGGGAGTCGCATGCATGGCTGGCATGGATGATTTGGGCGTCGGGAATCTGTCGGCAGTATTGCCAAACCTGAAAATGCTTGACCTGTCGCAGACAAGAATTACCGGCTGTACCATTCGCATGTTTGCGGATGCCCGGAACGATGAAACGGTCGTTGAAAAGCTCGAGGGCTTAATCATTAAAGGATGCGACAATGTGTCTCGTGATGCCATTGACTATGGACGACAACAGGGACTCAAGATTATCACTTAGTGTCTTTGCAAAATTTCGGAAGATTTTTCTCTTCGGCTTTTTGATTATAGAAAACTGCCTCGGGCATCAACCTTGTACAACACCATGATGAGAGATGCGCAAAGATACCTGGATTTGCATGAGAACGGCAAGTGAATATGAATATGAATACGAACTTGATCTCGAACTCCCTTGTTCGTGaattgaatttttttttgaccaTATTGTAGCCTCGCGATTGAATAGATCGTTCTGGAAATGAAAATGTGGTCAAAACCAGCTAGCGCAGACCCCTGGATGAGCATCAGCTGATACAATCCAAAAGGTCGAACTCTCCCGATCTTGTCCCCACAGAAGTACAGCCCGGCAATTGGTATTTCTTACtgaggaaaagaaacaaagtCCGATTCTAGCGGGTGAAACGCTGGCTTGAATCGGCAAATAGACAAGAGAAATTCGGAATCCGACAGTTTTACACACGGGAATAGAAGATGACAGGGTCTTACTATCCCAAGAAATGCATTATTAAAGCCAGAATTTGGCAAAACTAGCTACCTAAACCCCCCGTTCCTGACACCACCGCTCAACCTCTCTAGCCAACTTCTCCTTTTGATCACGCACAAGCTCCATCATAGGCTCAACCTGTTTCCTATGCGAGGCAATAAGATCCTCATTGCCATTGGCAACAGCCACACCATCCTTCGGCGCAAGATTGTCATCATAGATTTTGACCATAAGCTCCATAACAGCGGAGAGCTGGTTGGGAAGCCACTGGAACCAACAATCAGCACATTGACATCAAAATCAGAGAAAGAGGACTTGTACTCACGGTAACAATGGGACTACCACCAGTAGCAGTAGGATGCGGCGTGCGACGAATGATGTACTCACGTGCGAACAACCAGTGTCGCCAACGGAAACTGCGGATGTGGTTCAGCGTGCGCAGGAAGAGGACTGCGGTCTCGGAGTCTTGGATGGCGTATTTCTGAACGCCGATTTCTTCGGATTTTTCGCGGATGTAGGTGAGGAATTCGCGGTGTGGGAGGGGGCGGTAGGCACGGAATTCATGGAGGATTTTGGTGAGTGGTGTTTCTGGCATGGGGATCTCGCAAAGGTGGTCTAGGAGGGGAATCTGGTATGCAGTTAGTTCGGGTGCGGTCCTTATATTTGGGTTTGCGTTTGGGTTGATTGGATTGCTCACAATGCTGTCGTTTGCACCGCTCTCACCGCGGAAGTAAAGAGGCTTGTTGTTTTCGCAGCCTTCGTAGATCACACCATTCGGGAACATGGATTGGTTGGTGATGCCAAAGATGAAGACGCGGAAGGAGAGATATTCTGATGGCTTGGAGTTGCCCCACATGTCTATTTCGATGTCAGTTTGGACGATCTGGAGGATGGGACTATTGGCATGATTTGGGGGGCTGCATACCTTCCATAGATGCTTCGATTTTCTCCATCGATTGCAGAATCTCTCGGAATCCGTCGTTGATTTCATGTCGGGAGCCATGCTGCTCAAGGGAATCAACGACCTTCAAGACACCTCCAATAAGCGGGCCGGTCTCTTTGACCATGTCGACGTGAGTCAGGATGAAGCCTGCCTCGGAGCTCTTGGGGTCGAGACCTTTCTCGAAAGAGCGAATCAGACGAAGGTTTGAGTACTCGCTCAGACCTTTGGCAGGGTCAGCGACGGTGTAGTTGAACAGAGCATATGAAGCCGCATATGACATGAAAGGTGGTAGGTCCAGGCTGGGGATGGTTGTTAGTGATAGTGTTGTTGCGAAGACGTGTATGA
Above is a genomic segment from Penicillium digitatum chromosome 3, complete sequence containing:
- a CDS encoding Indoleamine 2,3-dioxygenase family protein, which gives rise to MTRTQVPYPSPTTLKRFPHIHDDPSSISHSLDPFTITTKTGFLPYETAPAELPEAFSALLSLVNRLPVVRLDGKPGLLATYELGPAVKAELTDLTDEVEKLVFADGSHDRFTIAAVFRDYTFLASSYLLEPCWEHWNKDPEGGYGLGRDVLPQSVARPMYRCAEILDLPPFMSYAASYALFNYTVADPAKGLSEYSNLRLIRSFEKGLDPKSSEAGFILTHVDMVKETGPLIGGVLKVVDSLEQHGSRHEINDGFREILQSMEKIEASMEDMWGNSKPSEYLSFRVFIFGITNQSMFPNGVIYEGCENNKPLYFRGESGANDSIIPLLDHLCEIPMPETPLTKILHEFRAYRPLPHREFLTYIREKSEEIGVQKYAIQDSETAVLFLRTLNHIRSFRWRHWLFAREYIIRRTPHPTATGGSPIVTWLPNQLSAVMELMVKIYDDNLAPKDGVAVANGNEDLIASHRKQVEPMMELVRDQKEKLAREVERWCQERGV
- a CDS encoding Tetratricopeptide TPR2, whose amino-acid sequence is MASRPGTRVIRGVTPKKKADMEQAAALQRAGQNAYKVGNLQGAIDSFTQALAANSEDTGILDNRAATYCRLKLYSQARADARAMVKLAPNDDRGFLRLAKVLCLDGNFDKARDIYEYALQKLPADHTGRNVLEQLLKKLQDRLAGGNRRDPFTILPLEIAELTLRRFSFKQIVAILRVCKGWNQFLGGLASLWMHVDLTGAKSRVPWTSVRNYIHRSRAQLTSATIINLVPSTTPKVLDMLSRCPQLEHLELMVPHDQPKEFYLKIKDFRRLKSFVCGADISLSHACVGSILRSLSKLEKAAFLHVWDNPTRGPRPTSTWPQHLPNLKSLTIASSQENAHGLSFPDVLPGLGSSVYPNLAELRLVWDPARSQSYRFDPVQEEEHLPPIRMLDLRGAAVQQNFYSILPTSLETLRFFSGSIETSHLGGNLFTPGENELPNLKTLIFNDTPWVNHSTLSLFLIHSKAPLRTLHVNLCHNINSEDFINLLNDPDGANPELKELTDVGVACMAGMDDLGVGNLSAVLPNLKMLDLSQTRITGCTIRMFADARNDETVVEKLEGLIIKGCDNVSRDAIDYGRQQGLKIIT